A DNA window from Pyrus communis chromosome 3, drPyrComm1.1, whole genome shotgun sequence contains the following coding sequences:
- the LOC137727346 gene encoding probable myosin-binding protein 4 → MAAKGNSSVRVQKNLEGFVNILTSAACEWVLIFLLLVDGLLSYLLTKFAEYCNLQKPCIFCSRFEHVIGSEKPKPQLYQDLLCSNHISEFSSWLSCQIHGKHDGNGMCEDCIVSYAKKGKSNPEKHMFLAGKSDSDIGSSGFRRSMQNRKFVHSSVGVRPCSCCSRPYRPRENARGLQRKSSASKPNIPLPRFSSRSRIPRRDGSKKTRDKISGSVTTRRPGKLGWDPLPHRGRKLRISSDTDSTLRPGKFGWDPLPHVGYSELRINSDTESARRAGKLGWDPLSHVGYTELKISSDTDSEIPFSDEDGGSSIIIGNRDHKKEALVVQYTSEKPFKAPLNGLNPAKQSNVTTDHKPILSDPSVQPDGSTRSDIKFLGSNVASKNGLGELNWQQASQNSIPYAFPELISLDDIPPFNVVERTGFTGTSDFGDAPISKDDELLKSLSATDGAPTKTDLIINDQPLTKPNHINVNAVSESAGIDEEGDTSNSIKEQPTVKVPDRVDGEVKPADSQNSSAQGRNLSSNNTVSGVLGVGDENPVTEASKSSAQESNLSSNSTISGVHGVGDEKPISVASKSSAQESNLSLNGTISAARGVGGEKPVPDASKSSARKSNSSSNNTISGVCGGGDEKQVTDASNSNPNPGLKTSWSVESGLESLDEGYVSEIEGESIVDWLKRQVDYYRKCIKELFRELDEERNAAEIAANQAMAMITKLQEEKAAVHMEALQYLRMMEEQAEFDVDALEKANNLLVEKEKEIQDLEAELEFSKFNIADESTMDSMPMPAKSYDLKGKIDTVDSTLVPEAVVPRVKSDVEATGNSTVTEVPKASNERLFSETTLLEFEDEKLYISNCLKSLERKLSEISCNGASTNMPNGGHSRKHTDDEPNQVQTPKKFRLLLNGQIEEEVVQTPNDLHISNGSAAPQEGPIHCDSLDCEDKKDSELDVLENEMSDLNDRLEALETDHDFLEHMLYSLQNGQEGLEFVQEIAQELRELRKIGAAFRNQSVP, encoded by the exons ATGGCAGCAAAGGGAAATTCATCTGTACGTGTGCAGAAGAACTTAGAGGGGTTTGTAAACATTCTAACATCTGCAGCATGTGAATGGGTTTTGATCTTTCTTCTGCTTGTCGACGGACTGTTATCCTATCTGCTGACTAAATTTGCAGAATATTGCAATTTGCAAAAGCCTTGCATCTTTTGCTCCAGGTTTGAACATGTTATAGGCAGTGAAAAACCAAAACCTCAACTTTATCAGGATCTACTTTGCAGCAACCACATATCTGAGTTCTCGTCATGGTTGTCTTGTCAAATTCATGGTAAGCACGATGGCAATGGAATGTGTGAAGATTGCATCGTGTCATATGCCAAAAAGGGCAAGTCAAACCCCGAAAAGCACATGTTTTTGGCTGGCAAGTCGGATTCTGATATTGGAAGTTCCGGTTTTAGGAGGTCCATGCAGAACAGAAAGTTTGTTCATAGTTCTGTGGGTGTAAGGCCATGCTCTTGTTGCAGTAGGCCTTATAGACCTAGAGAAAATGCTCGAGGACTACAACGAAAATCATCTGCTTCCAAACCTAATATTCCTTTGCCACGCTTTTCAAGCCGTAGTCGTATACCTCGCAGGGATGGTTCAAAGAAGACCAGGGATAAAATTTCTGGATCAGTAACTACTCGTCGTCCTGGAAAACTTGGCTGGGATCCCTTGCCACATAGAGGACGCAAGTTGAGGATTAGTTCTGATACTGACTCCACTCTTCGTCCTGGAAAATTTGGCTGGGATCCCTTGCCACATGTAGGATACTCTGAGTTGAGGATTAATTCTGATACTGAATCCGCTCGTCGTGCTGGAAAACTTGGCTGGGATCCCTTGTCTCATGTAGGATACACTGAGTTGAAGATTAGTTCTGATACCGATTCTGAGATTCCATTTTCTGATGAAGACGGTGGTAGCAGCATAATCATTGGAAATCGGGATCATAAGAAGGAAGCTTTAGTAGTTCAATATACTTCAGAAAAACCATTCAAAGCACCGCTAAATGGTTTGAATCCAGCAAAGCAGAGCAACGTTACCACCGACCACAAGCCTATACTTTCTGATCCAAGTGTGCAGCCAGATGGTAGCACGAGGTCTGATATAAAATTCTTAGGCTCGAATGTTGCTTCAAAGAATGGCTTGGGTGAGCTTAACTGGCAGCAAGCGAGTCAGAATTCCATCCCTTATGCATTCCCTGAGCTTATTTCACTGGATGATATCCCTCCATTTAATGTTGTTGAAA gaaCAGGTTTTACTGGGACAAGCGACTTTGGAGATGCACCCATCAGTAAGGATGATGAACTTTTGAAGTCTTTAAGTGCAACAGATGGAGCACCTACTAAAACTGATCTTATCATCAATGACCAACCTCTTACGAAGCCAAATCATATTAATGTAAATGCTGTGTCTGAGTCAGCAGGCATTGATGAGGAAGGAGATACATCCAATTCTATTAAAGAACAACCTACAGTGAAGGTACCTGATAGAGTTGATGGGGAAGTGAAACCAGCGGACTCACAAAATTCTTCAGCTCAGGGGAGAAATTTATCATCAAATAATACTGTTTCAGGGGTACTTGGTGTTGGTGATGAAAATCCGGTAACTGAGGCTTCCAAATCGTCTGCTCAGGAGAGTAATTTATCATCCAATAGTACAATTTCAGGGGTACATGGTGTTGGTGATGAAAAGCCGATTAGTGTTGCTTCCAAATCTTCTGCTCAGGAGAGTAATTTATCATTGAATGGCACAATTTCAGCGGCACGTGGTGTTGGTGGCGAAAAGCCAGTACCTGATGCTTCAAAGTCTTCTGCTCGGAAGAGTAATTCATCATCAAATAATACAATTTCAGGGgtatgtggtggtggtgatgaaaAACAGGTAACTGATGCTTCCAATTCTAATCCAAATCCGGGGCTTAAAACATCATGGTCAGTAGAATCTGGTCTTGAATCTCTGGATGAAGGATATGTCAGTGAAATTGAAGGTGAAAGTATTGTTGATTGGTTAAAACGACAGGTTGATTATTATAGAAAGTGCATAAAGGAGTTGTTCAGGGAATTAGACGAAGAAAGGAATGCCGCTGAAATTGCTGCAAATCAGGCAATGGCCATGATCACAAAGCTACAGGAAGAGAAAGCTGCAGTCCATATGGAGGCCCTTCAGTATTTAAGAATGATGGAAGAGCAGGCCGAGTTTGATGTAGATGCACTCGAAAAAGCCAACAATCTCCTGGttgaaaaggagaaagaaatacAGGACTTGGAAGCAGAGCTAGAATTTTCTAAGTTCAATATCGCAGATGAATCGACAATGGACAGTATGCCAATGCCGGCAAAAAGTTATGATTTGAAGGGTAAGATTGACACAGTGGACAGTACTTTGGTACCTGAAGCTGTTGTTCCCAGAGTAAAAAGTGATGTCGAAGCTACTGGTAACTCAACAGTTACCGAGGTACCTAAAGCTAGCAATGAACGCCTTTTTTCTGAGACAACACTTTTGGAGTTTGAAGATGAAAAATTGTACATTTCAAATTGTTTGAAGAGCTTGGAGAGGAAGCTTTCCGAAATCTCCTGTAATGGGGCTTCCACCAACATGCCTAATGGTGGGCATTCTAGAAAGCATACAGATGATGAACCAAATCAAGTACAGACGCCTAAAAAATTTAGGCTTTTATTAAATGGTCAGATTGAAGAGGAAGTTGTGCAGACGCCAAACGATTTACATATATCTAACGGAAGCGCTGCTCCACAAGAGGGACCAATTCATTGCGATAGTTTAGACTGTGAAGACAAAAAAGATTCTGAATTGGATGTTCTGGAAAACGAAATGTCAGACCTTAATGACAGGTTGGAGGCGCTCGAGACTGATCATGATTTTCTTGAGCACATGCTTTACTCTCTTCAAAATGGACAGGAAGGGCTAGAGTTTGTTCAAGAGATAGCTCAGGAGCTGCGAGAACTGCGAAAAATTGGCGCAGCTTTCAGAAATCAGTCTGTTCCCTAA